Proteins from one Lonchura striata isolate bLonStr1 chromosome 6, bLonStr1.mat, whole genome shotgun sequence genomic window:
- the TMX1 gene encoding thioredoxin-related transmembrane protein 1 isoform X1, producing MAALARAPLRAPLCALLCLALAAAARGRPSPVKVLSDGMWRELLQDEWMVEFYAPWCPACENLQPEWEKFAEWGEDLGVNVAKVDVTEQPGLSGRFIITALPTIYHCKDGEFRRYQGARTKAAFINFISDQEWKSIEPVSSWFGPSSFLMSSMSALFKLSMWIRHGHGYLTENLGIPVWGSYAVFGLATLFLGMVLGLMMVFLADCICPSKRHRPPQLQPQSRKQGPEPARLLKNTYEEQEADEGDISDDEAEGREGSRRDSSPSGVRQRPVPGAAPLEKS from the exons ATGGCGGCGCTGGCGCGGGCGCCGCTGAGGGCTCCGCTCTGcgctctgctgtgcctggcgctggcggccgccgcccgcggcAGGCCGAGCCCCGTGAAGGTGCTGTCGGACGGGATGTGgcgggagctgctgcaggacgAGTGGATGGTGGAGTT ctACGCGCCCTGGTGTCCCGCCTGCGAGAACCTGCAGCCCGAGTGGGAGAAGTTCGCCGAGTGGGGAGAGGACCTGGGCGTGAACGTGGCCAAAGTGGATGTGACGGAGCAGCCGG GGTTAAGTGGGCGATTTATCATCACAGCTCTCCCTACCATCTATCA CTGCAAAGATGGAGAGTTCAGGAGATACCAAGGAGCAAGGACTAAAGCTGCCTTCATTAATTTCATCAGTGACCAGGAGTGGAAATCCATTGAACCAGTGTCCTCCTGGTTTGGTCCTTCCTCTTTCCT GATGAGCAGCATGTCAGCCTTGTTCAAGTTGTCCATGTGGATCAGG CATGGCCATGGCTATTTAACAGAAAATCTTGGAATACCAGTCTGGGGCTCCTATGCTGTTTTTGGATTGGCAACTCTGTTCTTAGGAATGGTCCTGGGACTT ATGATGGTGTTCCTGGCAGACTGCATCTGTCCCTCCAAAAGGCACAGAccaccacagctccagccccagtcaA GGAAACAAGGTCCAGAGCCAGCTCGTCTGCTGAAAAACACGTATGAAGAGCAAGAAGCAGATGAGGGAGATATCTCAGATGAtgaagcagagggaagggaggggagcaggagagACTCATCCCCAAGTGGTGTCCGGCAGCGCCCCGTGCCCGGTGCTGCTCCACTGGAGAAATCTTAG
- the TMX1 gene encoding thioredoxin-related transmembrane protein 1 isoform X2: MAALARAPLRAPLCALLCLALAAAARGRPSPVKVLSDGMWRELLQDEWMVDYAPWCPACENLQPEWEKFAEWGEDLGVNVAKVDVTEQPGLSGRFIITALPTIYHCKDGEFRRYQGARTKAAFINFISDQEWKSIEPVSSWFGPSSFLMSSMSALFKLSMWIRHGHGYLTENLGIPVWGSYAVFGLATLFLGMVLGLMMVFLADCICPSKRHRPPQLQPQSRKQGPEPARLLKNTYEEQEADEGDISDDEAEGREGSRRDSSPSGVRQRPVPGAAPLEKS; encoded by the exons ATGGCGGCGCTGGCGCGGGCGCCGCTGAGGGCTCCGCTCTGcgctctgctgtgcctggcgctggcggccgccgcccgcggcAGGCCGAGCCCCGTGAAGGTGCTGTCGGACGGGATGTGgcgggagctgctgcaggacgAGTGGATGGTGGA ctACGCGCCCTGGTGTCCCGCCTGCGAGAACCTGCAGCCCGAGTGGGAGAAGTTCGCCGAGTGGGGAGAGGACCTGGGCGTGAACGTGGCCAAAGTGGATGTGACGGAGCAGCCGG GGTTAAGTGGGCGATTTATCATCACAGCTCTCCCTACCATCTATCA CTGCAAAGATGGAGAGTTCAGGAGATACCAAGGAGCAAGGACTAAAGCTGCCTTCATTAATTTCATCAGTGACCAGGAGTGGAAATCCATTGAACCAGTGTCCTCCTGGTTTGGTCCTTCCTCTTTCCT GATGAGCAGCATGTCAGCCTTGTTCAAGTTGTCCATGTGGATCAGG CATGGCCATGGCTATTTAACAGAAAATCTTGGAATACCAGTCTGGGGCTCCTATGCTGTTTTTGGATTGGCAACTCTGTTCTTAGGAATGGTCCTGGGACTT ATGATGGTGTTCCTGGCAGACTGCATCTGTCCCTCCAAAAGGCACAGAccaccacagctccagccccagtcaA GGAAACAAGGTCCAGAGCCAGCTCGTCTGCTGAAAAACACGTATGAAGAGCAAGAAGCAGATGAGGGAGATATCTCAGATGAtgaagcagagggaagggaggggagcaggagagACTCATCCCCAAGTGGTGTCCGGCAGCGCCCCGTGCCCGGTGCTGCTCCACTGGAGAAATCTTAG